Within the Oncorhynchus mykiss isolate Arlee chromosome 4, USDA_OmykA_1.1, whole genome shotgun sequence genome, the region ccatttgtgaccaagctttaacttccatactgatgtcttgagatgttgcttcaatatatccacatcattttcctttcctcatgatgccatctattttgtgaagtgcaccagtacctcctgcagcaaagcacccccaaaacatgatgctgccacccccgtgcttcacggttgggatggtgttcttcgacttgcaagcatccccctttttcctccaaacatattgatggtcattatggcaaaacagttctatttttgtttcatcagaccataggacatttctccaaaaagtacaatctttgtccccatgtaccgttgcaaaccgtagtcgggcttttttatggcggttttggagcaatggcttcttccttgctgagcggcctttcaggttatgtcgatattggactcgttttactgtggatataaatacttttgtacctgtttcctccagcatcttcacaaggtcctttgctgctgttctgggattacttctcacatttcgcaccaaagtacgttcatctctaggagacagagcgcgtcttcttcctgaacggtatgacggctgtgtggtcccatggtgtttatgcttgcgtactattgtttgtacacatGAATGTGatactttcaggcgtttggaaattgcttccaaggatgaaccaactTGTGGAgctctacaatattttttctgaggtcttggctgatttcttttgattttcccatgggccaagcaaagaggcactgagtttgaaggtaggccttgaaatgcatccacaggtacacctccaattgacccaaatgatgtcaattagcctatcggaagcttctaagccatgacattttctggaattttctaagctctTTAAAGTCAGcttagggtatgtaaacttctgacccactggaattgtgatgcagtggattataaattaaataatctgtctgtaaacaattgttggaaaaataactttttcatgcacaaagtagaggacctaactgacttgccaaaactatagtttaagaatatatctcactggtcacccccaaagccaattcctcctttggccgcctgtccttccagttctctgctgccaatgactggaatgaactgcaaaaatcactgaagctagagacacatctccctcactgttgttgtaattgtcattattacaaatacatttttttttaatcggccgattaatcggtatcaacTTTTTTgttcctccaataattggtataggtttcagcttttttggtcctccaataatcggtatcggtattggcgttgaaaatcataatcggtttaCCTCTActttaaaccacttgagtgttgctttagcagtatgcttagggtcattgtcctgctggaaggtgaccCTCAGTCCTattctcaaatctctggaagactgaaacaggtttccctcaataatttccctgtatttagctctatccatcattccttcacttctgaccagtttcccagtccctgctgaggAAAAACATcctatagcatgatgctgccaccacacatcactgtggggatgttgttctcggggtgatgaggtgTTGGGTATGCACCAGACATGGCGTTTTCCttaatggccaaaaagctcaattttattCTCATCTGCCCAGAGtcccttcttccatatgtttggggagtctcccacgtgccttttggcgaacaccaaacgtgtatgcttatttttctttaagcaatggctttttttctggccactcttctgtaaagcccagctctgtggagtgtacagtacagcttaaagtggtcccatggacagatattccaatcaccgctgtggagctttgcagctctttcagggttatctttggtctccttgcctctgattaatgacctccttgcctggtctgtgagttttggtgggcggccatctcttggtaggtttgttgtggtgacatattctttccattttttaataatggatttaatggtgctctgggggtgttcaaagtttctgatttctttataaccaaaccctgttctgtgcttctccacaactttgtccctgacctgtttggagagctcattggtcttggtggtgccccttgcttagtggtgttgcagaatctggggcctttcagaactgagatcatgtgacagatcatttgacacttagattgcacacaggtggactttatttaaccaattatgtgacttctgaaggtaattggttgcaccagatcttatttaggggcttcatagcaaactTTTCAGTAAATGTTTGTCAACATTTTTACTtctttcacttcaccaatttggactattttgtgtatgtccgttatgtgaaatccaaataaacatccatttaaattgcaggttgtaattgcaacaaaataggaaaaacggcaAGAGGGAtaaacttttgcaaggcactccATTTGCATATTTCttttagggaacgcctactctgaagtGTGTGTGGTGCAATTACTAATTTCgcccttgcactccttctaaacaacacAATTTTTACAACatgcaaagggtaaagtctacaaaactttgATCACTTTGTTAGTAACAGATTCTAGTTTGGGAAACAGAACTGTATTGAGAttaaatgtttcatcgatgagagaATTTgtagaatgtcggccaaaatccatcttgcTGCATTTTCTTCCACTGCCAGACACTGGGCTTTCTCTCACCACCTACTGGTGAAATATTGGTCTCATTGTTCTGTGACTATGCTCTCTCCATACTGCAACATCCCTGGTTACAGTTCCTAGTCACCTGTGTGCCTATAGACGTGTGACAGTGACCCATGACCCAACATATAGTTAGTTCCCTCTAGAGTACAAATTAAGTGGAATATGCAAAGTATATAGAAAACACAACAACCACACAAGTAGTTCAAAATGGGTCCTACAGTCTCGTTAGTATGGCCCTCAGTTACAATTGTTGCCGCAGCTAGCTACATGCTCTCATATGTTGTTATGGACCTGATGTCTCCGTGTGTATGTAATACTATGCataatgtgccatgtaaaattggatttgattatAGGGGGGCTACAGCGATATCTGTGGCCAGTGTGGAGAGGTGAACTGGGGGGTGTCGGATGAGGGTCGGTTCTACTGCAGGTCCTGTCATAATGTCATCGAGGTAAGCACTCGCATTTAACTACTATTCAAGATTGCTTCATGTTGAAGTAGTCATGGGCTACATCCCATATGGCACGGTATTTCCTTtttggtgcactactttgggACCGtagccctatgtgccctggtcaaggCAGTGTACTAgttaatagggtgccatttgggaggcacacGTGGACaaccattttttatttttcctcAAATTCTCTACACAGAGAACAAAAGAAGTGGTGGATACAAACACTTTTATGGTTGGTACCAGCAGAGTGTCCTCCATCTCCAAGGGAACCAGAAGGAAAAAACTAGGTTGGTCTCCACTCTCCTGTGTTTTTCtcctgttttttgttttgtttgttggttCTGTATGTGCCTGACTTATTTGTGACTGTGTTTCAGAGCAAGGGCGAGAGTGGATGGTGTGTGAGGGCTTTCAGTTCATCCTAAAGCACCAGGCTGAGGCTCTTCTGGCCATGGGAGTCTGCCCACAGTTCAAGGTCTGTCAGAGGGAGCACAGAAGGgcggtttcccggacacagattaagcctagtagttagagaatCTCTATTGAAATGTTTAATCTGTCTCCGAGAAACCGGAAAGTAAAACCAAATGAGGCTATTTTACATCAATGTAAAGACACTCGACATGTTCTGTAAGTGTCTTGTGTGGTCTGTGTTTTGTAGGATGACGTGCTGTGTCAGTTTTGGAGAATGTACCTACAGAAGAGCCGACAGGCCTACACCAAGAATCCTGTGCATGATGGGAAATTTAGACTGGTCAGTATTCTCATCACTGCAAGCAAAATGGCACTTTCTGATGAAGTGACGAAAGCCTTCCCTGTCTGTTATCGCCCCCTTGTGGCGGACGGTCAACGAGACATTCACTCAGTGTGTGCTTTTAGATGGGATACGTTTAGTTACACGTTTGCAGCGCTCAGATGATAACtgtacacctacacacacacacctcgcccTCCTTTTGGTTGCTGTATCGTTTATTTTgcgtgtctctctccccttcttatTTCCACTCTTTTTCTTGTTGCCCTCCCTAGCGTTCTCAGGGCTCTGGGGAGTCAGACAGTGCTCCGGAGTCGTCAGTGATGAGTGACTCTATGATGTCTGCCTCTGAGACAGACGGGGATGGAGATTGGGCAAGTGGAGGAGGCTCTGTCTCAGGTACAGTAAACAACACAAGTATGCTGAACAGCCAATGTACCTATGCACACTAGCCACACACAgtgattatatatatatgtgagtgtacatgcatgtgtgtgtgtgtgtgcacgctaacgtgtgtgtgttttccaataTGTGTGCATGCTTCCCAGGTCACACCAGTGACGGAGCCTCCTCGGTGTGTTCCGGTTCTATTGATGCCGTCTCGTACCTGACCCCGCGCCAGAGGAGGAGCCAGGGGTTGATGAGCATGCCCAAGACCCTGGCACTGTGCCACCTGGCCCTGCTGTGGGCCAGAGAGGCCATCACACTGGCAGACCTGCTCAGGTTAGGGCCAAGGGGAGGTGGCGGAAACATGGGTGGAAGAGAAGATGAACAAAGTTGTATTGAATTTAATATAAAAACATTTTACCATTTTGATTTCATTAAGACAAACCAGGATTAAATATAGGTTAAAGGTGTAAAACTAAAAAACAGGAAGTACATGTTCACATTAAGTCTCAAGCTTTGCGTCCCTGCCTATTGAGTCGCTCTCTGTGGTGGGCAGGTTTGTGAATGAGGGCCACATCCCCTATGTGAACGCCTACGAGGACTTCCCAGAGGAGATGAAGCTCTACGGCCGAGACTCACTCATCTTCAGAGTGGAGGTGAGAGCTCACATTAGTTGTTGATTTATTGTGGAAAAGATGCGCTGAGTACAACCTAGGCGATAACACGTTAAAGCAATTCCACTTTTGTCCAACGTGGTCCCTGACGGAATACAAACAAAATAAAAGAACTGCAATCTCTCTATCACACAGCATAGAAcaaataaataatgcaaaaatggaagatgcaggaaaataaaagtaaAGTCAACCTATTGTGATTCTGTCATTTGTCCTCCTGGACTCTAAATGCATTATACATGAATTAATCTACATCGTTATCAATTACACTGTAACGCTAAGATGGCCTCTGGGCCAGACCTCTGTCTTTACATTTCTGATGTAGCAGAGGCATAAATGCCTTTCAGTCATTCAGCTACTCAACAAAAATTCGCTTTGACTTGTCCCCTTTTTTTAAAAACACCCCTGGACTGAGACCGTTTAATAGGCGTTCCACAGCAACATCCCAGTGTAGAAGACTGAGTACCGTGCCGTACTACTTCCTGTTGGCACACTGACTCTCCGTGTTGTGGTCGAGTATGAGAGACACAGCTGTGTGTAAGCCTAAGTCGTCATGAGCAGTACTACTAATGGTATTATAGATGTGGTTAAGCTTCATCTAGGCAACAGATCCACTGCTTGGAATTTGTGTACTCTAACATgtgttctgggggggggggggggggggtgcgcatTAAGCTGATGGTGACAGATGTGGTTTTGTTGTCAGACCACTGTACCACACTACTCTCATTGAAACATGTATGAATGTTGAATGTTGGCTCATCAGAACATGTTGGCTCAGGTGCAACAGAAACTGCTGCTTGTCCCCACATGCCAAGACACCTGTTGCCCCGCTCTGCATTTGCATATATTGTCTTGAAGTCTTATCCTGATCCTCCAAAGGGATTCCTTGCATAGAAGACCAGATtaaatctgtgtgtctgtgttccctAGTCTATCCCCTCTTACAGCCACCTGCACAAGGAGGCCCAGGCCCTGGCTGTGTTCCTGGAGCTTCCCCTGTTCCCCCCCATCACCCTGGACTGCCTGCTGCACCCCTCCCTGCTCACTCTCCGCTACCTCACCGAAGCCAACCTGCCCGGTGGGTCTGCCAAGCCAACAACACACTCTTAACTCTTTTGTTGTCCGTTGGTTCATTTGTGTCAGTCACTTTAAAGAGAGGACACCAGTaggttttttttgtcttgttgtttatacctgtgttccccttttacatttatttattattaatttttttttaaaattttaactTTACACAACGTGTAACTCTAGTCTCAACACAAGTTATTCCAATCAAccagtactttttttttttcttcagatgaGCTGCATGACTGGGTGTGCAGGATCATGGAGAAGGCTGGTATGGAGTCGTCCGTGACCTTTGAACCCATGAGGTCCAGATCCCCTCTCCCACACTACGATGTCCAGGCTGCTGCCCTGATCATCATCGCCATGAAGCTGCTCTTCAAACTGGACGACCACACTGAGTGGTAGCTATGCCGTCTgttaactagagagagagagagagaaatgtatttAAGGGCTTATTCTCACCAAATAGTCATAGGTACAATTTACATGTACTAACACTTTACAATTCACATTAGCGACGGGAATGTTACGAGACGACAGGGGGTTTGGTTGACGTTCTTGCTTCGCCACTCAAAAGTACCGTAAATCTCACAGTAACCACTAGCCAGGACTCAGAAGGTTAAAGCATTGCAAACTATTCTCCTAGCTAGCGACTAGTTAACGTTAACCAAGCAACTCTTCACACATCTACCATATTACACTCTTAATTACTGCAACaaaaccatattacactcttgaataatgcaacgaTTCACAAGCATGGACAGACAGTTTTATTTTTTGTCTGTACACACCACATGTTATCttcaagacaaacacacagatgtTGACTTATGTAGTTTGACTTGCATATCTAAAAATATCTCCACATTTTTAGGTAGTATCGacgtaaaaaaaataacaaatattgAGTTTACTTGAAATCGCCAAGTCTCAAATATAAGGAAAATGTCTAGTCTACACATTTCAGCTGTTTCAAAAACATTGCTTTGCTATTACCGTTGATGCTGTAGGAATGTTGAGCTCAATGAGACAATTCTGTTTACACTGCCGTGCTCGGAGGGCGGCAACTGTCGGGTGCGACCTCCAGAGGAAGCACCCGAGACGTGTAAATTTGTGAAATTCTCACAACAGTATTGTCTCTCGAGAACCTCTAGAAAATGTACCTTTTTGCTATCGTCAATGTAAAAACGGTCTCACTCCAAGGGGTTTGACAGTACATAATACAGATTTTAACACTACATTGTAGACCGCTCGGGTAGTTTTGAGAGACTATGTGATCATAGTAGGCAATTCTAGTTCACTATATAGTCTGTCAGCCATGTCAACATTTTACCACAGTCTTGAAACCACAATGTTCTTTAGGAAGCTCAATGTAGGCTGGAACATCAAGTCTGCATGTCCCTGGTCATGTAAACAGTCGCACAGAAATGTCATAAATAGTTTAGGTCACTATGCCTACGCAAGATATTGCACTTTGGTGATTTGTTTTTACTACTGCTCATATCTAACGCAGTTCTCCTGTTTGTGTTTTTAGGGATTTATCCAATGATGCAAGTGACAAGAACAAGGAGAACCCAGGTAAACCTCACTCACTTTGGTGTGATAAGTTAATAACCAGCCCTCCCTGATGGCTGATATAGATGTGGAATTTTTTATTTTGCATCATTGTGAAGGTATTGATCTGAATAATAAGAGTCTTGTGTGAAGTTGGCCCAAGGCTATAAGGAGTTGCATAGTACATATAGAGGAATAAATTAAACAGTCATTTACATGTGTTTAAACAGTTATTTACATATGTGTCTGAAGGGGTTTTAGCTAATGGAATGcctttaaaggcagtaaatgctGTTTCTTCGATTCTTATGTTCTGTTTAACATTTCACATGATCTTATCTTTTTCAGCACAGATAATCATAGTTTGTATTGTCCTACACATTGTAATGCTTTTCGTAAAGAGCGGCCATTGAGGTGTGGTCTTGTCTTTGGAACAGGGAATGTTGCATGTACTGTTTGTCTGCATTCCTTTGATTTCTGACTGCCTTTTTTTCATTCACTTCCATTTGACAGCTTAGAAGTGAGAGTAGATTACATGGCTGGGCTGAAATATTTGGGTGATTTAGAAGCGCTAGAGTTTCCCCTTGCTATTTTCTGTTGTAATTAAAAAGCAGATGGAAAATTCAGACCTTTTTTTTTAACctattatttaaccaggcaagtcagttaagaacaaattcttattttcaatgacggcctaggaacagtgggttaactgcctgttcaggggcagaacgacagatttgtaccttgtcagctctgggattcaaacttgcaacctttcggttactagtccaacgctctaccctgccgccccaaacttCTCTTAAGAAGTAGAGCCAATCTTTGAGACTTATATGAAGTCCATGAGTTCCTAGCCTGTTTTTTTTTGCAACTAGTTAGGAAATGGACACTTATTTTGGGAAGTCTTCTCAGTTGGACATTCCAAAAGTCAAGTGTCCTAAATTCTGTCTGGcactcatccctctctttatGTGCGACAGATGGGAACAGCTTTAACCTGAGGTGGTGGTACAGGACAATGCAGACTGCCCTGACCACAGCTGCACGGAGACAGCAGGACAATATAGCCAGGTGAGACACCTCACTTTTAACTGGCTCTCTCTTTAAAGTTGGCTGGGCAGATACTGTGGTCTAGTGGTAACACATCTGGCTCCCCACTGGAAACTGGGGTTCAATTCCTGTATCCACCCTTGTTACTATCTCCTCTATTTCACAAATGTCAGTATATAGAGTAAATGTATTTACCCACTTCATTTATTTCTACAGAAAGCATTGGAAGCCCCAGAAACCTCTATATACCTCGAAGAAAGACAAGTCGGTCGTTCTCAAAAGGAGACGTAGGTGTCACTCATATCAGTCTGTTCAGATAAAGAAGAAAAACGGAGCTGGCTCATGTCCACTATTTAGTGTATGGCAAATGGGCTGTAAAAAGAGCTGGCACAAACATGCTGATGTCACTCACTGGcctatacaataccagtcaaaagtttggacacatacttattcaagggtttttctttatttttataattttctacattgtggaataatagtgaagacatcaaaataacacatggaatcatggagtaaccaaaaaagtgttagacaaatcaaaatagattttagattcttcaaagtagccatcctttgccttgatgacagctttgcacactcttggcattatctcaaccagcttcatgaggtagtcacctggaatgcatttcaattaacaggtgtgccttaagttaatttgtggaatttctttccttaatgcatttgagccaatcagttgtgttgtggcatggtaggggtggtatacagaagatagccctatttgataaaagaccaagtccatattacggcaagaacaactcaaataagcagagagaaaagagtccaaatttgagatttttggttccaaccgccatgtctttgtgagacagggtttaacaggacaatgacccaacacacctctaagctgtgtaagggctatttgaccaagaaggagagtgatcgagtgctgcatcagatgacctggcctcaataatcacctga harbors:
- the taf1b gene encoding TATA box-binding protein-associated factor RNA polymerase I subunit B isoform X2, whose protein sequence is MVGTSRVSSISKGTRRKKLEQGREWMVCEGFQFILKHQAEALLAMGVCPQFKDDVLCQFWRMYLQKSRQAYTKNPVHDGKFRLRSQGSGESDSAPESSVMSDSMMSASETDGDGDWASGGGSVSGHTSDGASSVCSGSIDAVSYLTPRQRRSQGLMSMPKTLALCHLALLWAREAITLADLLRFVNEGHIPYVNAYEDFPEEMKLYGRDSLIFRVESIPSYSHLHKEAQALAVFLELPLFPPITLDCLLHPSLLTLRYLTEANLPDELHDWVCRIMEKAGMESSVTFEPMRSRSPLPHYDVQAAALIIIAMKLLFKLDDHTEWDLSNDASDKNKENPDGNSFNLRWWYRTMQTALTTAARRQQDNIARKHWKPQKPLYTSKKDKSVVLKRRRIAEQLQLSFQKLSSSPVAPPSTPPSSFCFRWGEEGEEVWDGPSLHHLTLDSSVRQRGASLQPANPEYWHPALRACKPRFCKSHYAEVEVTLPRMYVWLLDLFSFLLGVKPGCVYEEVLKVERRFLGSSKSQPRARATPRKTQPKKLHKRKQTSKTCSR
- the taf1b gene encoding TATA box-binding protein-associated factor RNA polymerase I subunit B isoform X1, which codes for MDEEQTGGYSDICGQCGEVNWGVSDEGRFYCRSCHNVIERTKEVVDTNTFMVGTSRVSSISKGTRRKKLEQGREWMVCEGFQFILKHQAEALLAMGVCPQFKDDVLCQFWRMYLQKSRQAYTKNPVHDGKFRLRSQGSGESDSAPESSVMSDSMMSASETDGDGDWASGGGSVSGHTSDGASSVCSGSIDAVSYLTPRQRRSQGLMSMPKTLALCHLALLWAREAITLADLLRFVNEGHIPYVNAYEDFPEEMKLYGRDSLIFRVESIPSYSHLHKEAQALAVFLELPLFPPITLDCLLHPSLLTLRYLTEANLPDELHDWVCRIMEKAGMESSVTFEPMRSRSPLPHYDVQAAALIIIAMKLLFKLDDHTEWDLSNDASDKNKENPDGNSFNLRWWYRTMQTALTTAARRQQDNIARKHWKPQKPLYTSKKDKSVVLKRRRIAEQLQLSFQKLSSSPVAPPSTPPSSFCFRWGEEGEEVWDGPSLHHLTLDSSVRQRGASLQPANPEYWHPALRACKPRFCKSHYAEVEVTLPRMYVWLLDLFSFLLGVKPGCVYEEVLKVERRFLGSSKSQPRARATPRKTQPKKLHKRKQTSKTCSR